In the Coprothermobacter sp. genome, one interval contains:
- a CDS encoding electron transport complex protein RnfC: MTSEEIIQRVRAAGVVGAGGAGFPTHVKLAARNIDTVIANGAECEPMLRCDQQLMAAHPELVIRGMRLVMQAVGAGRGLIAVKEHYASAVKALQAELDRQKDADDARAWPVSLYIIERSVYPAGDEFCLVYEVTGRLIPEAGLPLNVGCVVQNVGTLANIALAVDEGVPVTHRYVTVNGEVKSPRTINVPLGMSFDKVIECAGGYTRSESELKVVVGGPMTGHIVKDLKAETIAKTTGGILVLPTDNEVVRFMSRSLDLWTKRGKASCDQCRDCTVLCPRHLLGHDFSPHEIMRAGAYGINVKNSVLTGAVMCCECRLCEAYSCPLELSPMQFYQKMKRELAAAGWKNEVHHRADLSPDDFREGRLVPTERLVARLGVGTYHTWPVAWDESEVRADRVAISLKQHIGVPAQPVVVEGDMVSIGQLIAAPPEGKLGASIHASIAGRVSSVGDKEIVIEG, translated from the coding sequence ATGACTTCCGAGGAAATCATACAGCGCGTCCGGGCGGCCGGTGTCGTAGGTGCGGGTGGCGCAGGATTTCCGACGCACGTCAAGCTCGCTGCCAGGAACATTGACACCGTCATTGCCAATGGAGCTGAGTGCGAGCCAATGCTGCGGTGTGACCAGCAGCTCATGGCAGCTCATCCAGAGCTTGTCATCCGCGGGATGCGCCTGGTGATGCAGGCAGTTGGGGCCGGCCGTGGGTTGATCGCGGTCAAGGAGCACTATGCAAGTGCCGTGAAGGCCCTGCAGGCAGAGCTGGACCGCCAGAAGGACGCCGACGATGCACGGGCATGGCCAGTGAGCCTCTACATCATCGAGCGCAGTGTGTATCCGGCAGGTGACGAGTTCTGCCTGGTCTACGAGGTGACAGGGAGGCTCATTCCCGAGGCGGGGCTTCCTCTGAACGTCGGCTGTGTGGTGCAGAATGTCGGGACGCTTGCCAACATTGCGCTGGCCGTGGATGAAGGTGTTCCGGTGACCCACCGGTACGTGACCGTCAACGGTGAGGTCAAGTCACCCCGGACCATCAACGTGCCTCTTGGCATGTCGTTCGACAAGGTCATCGAATGTGCCGGCGGCTATACGCGCAGTGAAAGCGAGCTGAAGGTCGTGGTCGGAGGGCCTATGACGGGGCATATCGTGAAAGACCTGAAGGCGGAGACGATTGCCAAGACGACGGGAGGCATCCTGGTCCTCCCCACAGACAACGAGGTCGTCCGGTTCATGTCTCGATCCCTCGACCTGTGGACCAAACGAGGGAAGGCCAGCTGTGACCAGTGCCGTGACTGCACGGTCCTGTGCCCACGGCACCTGCTCGGCCATGATTTCAGCCCTCACGAGATCATGCGCGCAGGGGCCTATGGCATCAACGTTAAGAACAGCGTCCTGACGGGTGCAGTCATGTGCTGCGAATGCAGACTGTGTGAGGCGTACTCATGTCCGCTGGAGCTTTCGCCCATGCAGTTCTACCAGAAGATGAAGCGCGAACTGGCAGCCGCCGGGTGGAAGAACGAGGTGCACCACCGTGCTGATCTGTCGCCCGACGACTTCCGCGAGGGGCGCCTTGTGCCCACGGAGCGCCTTGTCGCCCGCCTCGGCGTCGGCACCTACCACACGTGGCCGGTCGCATGGGACGAGTCCGAGGTCCGCGCCGACCGTGTCGCCATCAGCCTCAAGCAGCACATCGGCGTGCCGGCTCAGCCAGTCGTCGTCGAGGGCGACATGGTGAGCATCGGCCAGCTCATCGCCGCTCCTCCGGAAGGGAAGCTGGGAGCCAGCATTCATGCCTCCATTGCCGGCAGGGTTTCCAGCGTAGGTGACAAGGAGATTGTCATCGAAGGTTGA
- a CDS encoding CoA-disulfide reductase: MRVLIVGGNAGGASVATRLRRLRPDVEVVVFERGQYVSYANCGLLYYLEGTIADRSALFVETADSLRSKHGIDVRLQSEVVGIDASAHTITVHNAATDARSIEHYDKLVLAMGAEPVWPQIPGIDGENVIPMWSIPHMDRIAALVQGGARSAVILGGGYVGCVMAEALRKRGLNATIVEEAAQTISFVDPDIAVYTQQELEKHGISVRLGQHVERFSARAGGGQTVVLAGGGSIDADFVVVAVGVRPLSRIARDAGLAIGDSGGIAVSPSLRTSDPDIYAVGDAIEVTHTVSGAAMAIPLAGPAHQQARIAAANIAGVGGGWSEQYPGTQGSSVLKVFDISCASTGANSAQLQRRNIPFNSILIHPMSHAEYYPGAFPIHLKLLYGSDGRVLGAQAAGRDGIAKRIDIIATAIYFGAHVGDLDNLQLCYSPPFSSARDPVNVAGSVAKAHLISKDS, translated from the coding sequence ATGAGAGTGCTGATCGTTGGAGGCAATGCGGGCGGGGCAAGCGTCGCGACGCGTCTCCGCCGCCTGCGTCCCGATGTAGAAGTTGTCGTGTTCGAGCGCGGCCAGTACGTCTCCTATGCAAACTGCGGCCTGCTGTACTATCTTGAGGGAACCATCGCGGACCGATCTGCGCTCTTTGTCGAGACAGCCGACTCCCTTCGTTCCAAGCATGGCATCGATGTCCGCCTCCAGAGCGAGGTCGTCGGCATCGATGCCTCTGCGCACACGATCACTGTCCACAACGCTGCTACAGACGCACGGAGTATTGAACACTACGACAAGCTCGTCCTTGCCATGGGCGCAGAGCCTGTCTGGCCCCAGATTCCCGGCATCGATGGAGAGAACGTCATACCAATGTGGTCGATCCCGCATATGGACAGGATCGCAGCACTGGTCCAAGGTGGAGCGCGTTCCGCCGTCATCCTCGGGGGTGGCTATGTCGGCTGTGTGATGGCCGAAGCTCTGCGCAAACGGGGGCTCAACGCCACGATCGTCGAGGAGGCCGCCCAGACGATCTCCTTTGTGGACCCGGACATCGCAGTCTACACTCAGCAAGAGCTGGAGAAACATGGCATCTCCGTTCGCCTGGGACAGCATGTTGAGCGTTTCAGTGCCCGCGCTGGTGGTGGACAGACAGTTGTCCTGGCGGGCGGGGGTAGCATCGATGCGGATTTCGTCGTCGTGGCCGTCGGCGTCCGCCCACTCTCACGTATCGCACGAGACGCCGGTCTCGCGATTGGCGATTCGGGAGGTATTGCGGTTTCACCCAGCCTGCGGACATCAGACCCGGACATCTATGCAGTTGGCGACGCCATCGAAGTCACGCACACCGTCTCAGGAGCGGCAATGGCGATACCGCTCGCCGGTCCCGCTCATCAGCAGGCTCGCATTGCAGCTGCCAACATTGCCGGAGTCGGTGGTGGCTGGAGCGAGCAGTATCCGGGAACACAAGGCAGTTCGGTTCTGAAGGTCTTCGACATTTCCTGCGCCTCGACGGGGGCCAATTCCGCGCAGCTGCAGCGCAGGAACATCCCCTTCAACTCGATCCTGATCCATCCCATGAGCCATGCAGAGTACTATCCCGGCGCCTTCCCCATCCATCTGAAACTCCTGTACGGGTCTGACGGCCGGGTGCTTGGAGCACAGGCTGCAGGACGTGACGGGATCGCCAAGCGCATCGATATCATCGCGACGGCAATCTATTTCGGCGCCCACGTGGGTGATCTGGACAACCTGCAGCTATGCTACTCGCCGCCGTTCAGCTCGGCACGAGATCCAGTCAATGTGGCAGGATCTGTGGCCAAGGCTCACCTGATCTCCAAAGACTCCTGA
- a CDS encoding dipeptidase PepV (divalent metal ion-dependent extracellular dipeptidase; able to hydrolyze a broad range of dipeptides but no tri-, tetra-, or larger oligopeptides; differences in the amino acid specificity of the cleavage site varies between species; similar to succinyl-diaminopimelate desuccinylases), protein MQGRPRLHAGPAPRTQANTVRSIFHLELPLKETIEHYLLDHEKAMMSAIAGALAIPSVKDAATVSPDAPFGVDIARALRYVLDITNWMGFPGENVEGVVGRARFGNTSGTEYAVLTHLDVVPAGDGWTLPPFAATIRDGRLYGRGAVDDKGPAVATVFALAAARAALAASGVEPKNAILLMFGTDEECAWQDMEIYRSRHSLPSSGFSPDGDFPIVNSEKGILAVRLSSSQDANGMLQSATGGNRTNTVPAHAEAVISTPPHGTDALLNVLHGCDEEDGFTVRTTAGKGRIDVSVDGTPAHASTPGKGHNAIGKLLMVLDTAGILEGLPMLQFLARTVGTGWTGHGLGVDLHDDVSGSLTVNLGVLTWEGGVGTLDIDIRYPVTSSRTSVLSVLGPSITAMASALTILDDTPPHYVDPSSPLIATLGKAYHEHTHATPRCISIGGGTYARLIPEAVSFGPEFSGHPATEHGPDEYIELDDLLVATRIYASAMVDLLTGGAQAAGR, encoded by the coding sequence ATGCAAGGCAGGCCGCGGCTTCATGCGGGACCTGCGCCCCGCACCCAAGCTAACACAGTACGTTCCATCTTTCACCTGGAGCTGCCCTTGAAAGAAACCATCGAGCACTACCTCCTCGACCACGAAAAGGCTATGATGTCCGCGATAGCAGGCGCACTGGCCATCCCGTCGGTCAAGGACGCGGCCACGGTTTCCCCTGATGCTCCCTTCGGCGTTGACATCGCACGAGCCCTCCGCTACGTGCTCGACATCACGAACTGGATGGGCTTCCCCGGTGAGAACGTCGAGGGCGTCGTCGGCAGGGCTCGGTTTGGAAACACATCGGGCACCGAGTATGCCGTGCTCACCCACCTCGACGTTGTCCCCGCAGGCGACGGATGGACTTTGCCCCCATTTGCAGCGACCATCCGGGACGGGCGTCTCTACGGTCGCGGAGCCGTGGACGACAAGGGCCCGGCTGTCGCAACGGTCTTCGCACTCGCTGCAGCGCGCGCCGCACTTGCTGCATCGGGGGTGGAACCGAAGAATGCAATCCTTCTCATGTTCGGCACCGACGAGGAGTGCGCCTGGCAGGACATGGAGATCTACCGCAGTCGGCACTCGCTGCCGTCATCGGGGTTCAGTCCCGACGGCGACTTCCCGATCGTCAACAGTGAGAAAGGCATCCTGGCGGTCCGGCTGTCCAGCAGCCAGGACGCCAACGGTATGCTTCAGTCCGCAACAGGCGGTAACCGGACAAATACGGTGCCGGCACACGCCGAGGCCGTCATATCCACTCCTCCACACGGGACAGATGCCCTGCTCAACGTTCTCCACGGGTGCGACGAGGAGGATGGGTTCACGGTCAGGACGACGGCAGGCAAGGGCCGTATCGACGTATCTGTGGATGGCACGCCGGCCCACGCATCCACACCCGGAAAAGGGCACAACGCCATCGGAAAGCTCCTCATGGTGCTGGACACCGCCGGCATTCTGGAAGGCCTTCCCATGCTGCAGTTCCTTGCGCGCACGGTCGGGACGGGCTGGACAGGTCACGGGTTGGGAGTGGATCTCCACGATGACGTGTCTGGAAGCCTGACTGTCAACCTGGGAGTCCTCACGTGGGAAGGAGGCGTCGGCACGCTGGACATCGACATCCGCTACCCTGTCACCTCGTCGAGGACGTCGGTCTTATCGGTCCTCGGACCGTCCATCACGGCCATGGCGTCCGCCCTGACCATCCTGGATGACACGCCCCCGCATTATGTGGACCCCTCGTCTCCTCTCATCGCAACTCTCGGAAAGGCATACCATGAGCATACACACGCCACACCACGCTGCATCAGCATCGGAGGAGGCACCTATGCTCGTCTGATCCCGGAAGCGGTGTCATTCGGCCCGGAGTTCTCGGGGCATCCCGCGACCGAACACGGACCAGACGAGTACATCGAGCTGGATGACCTGCTTGTCGCCACCCGCATCTATGCGTCGGCTATGGTCGACCTGCTCACCGGCGGGGCCCAGGCAGCCGGACGCTGA
- the pta gene encoding phosphate acetyltransferase, whose amino-acid sequence MNILESIRSRAARLHKTVVLPEGDEERNQQAAAIMVRLDMARVVLVGNGASIRSHAESNGVSLAGIEIVDPSTSPRLHDYAALILEKRKAKGMTAEQAAQLAVDPIYHATCMLATGAVDALVTGAVHSTGDMLRPALQIVGTAPGNKTVSSMFLMVMPDGRLFGFGDCAIVPDPTAEQLADIAVATASTFQKLTNIEPAVAMLSFSTKGSASHEMVDKVVQATKLVRARRPDLAIDGELQFDASLVPSVARQKAPWSVVAGKANCFIFPELNAANIGYKLVQRLAGAEAVGPVSQGLARSANDLSRGCSAEDIVNVCAIALLNTQEDARQAAASCGTCAPHPS is encoded by the coding sequence ATGAACATCCTTGAGTCGATTCGCAGCAGGGCGGCAAGACTCCACAAGACCGTTGTGTTGCCAGAGGGTGACGAGGAGCGCAATCAGCAGGCAGCGGCCATCATGGTGCGTCTGGACATGGCCCGTGTGGTCCTGGTCGGCAACGGCGCTTCCATTCGGTCTCACGCGGAGTCCAATGGCGTCAGCCTTGCGGGCATCGAGATCGTTGACCCGTCGACGTCCCCCAGACTCCATGACTACGCCGCTCTCATCCTCGAGAAGCGCAAAGCCAAGGGCATGACAGCAGAGCAGGCTGCCCAGCTCGCTGTGGACCCTATCTACCACGCGACCTGCATGCTCGCCACAGGAGCAGTGGATGCACTGGTCACGGGCGCCGTCCACTCGACGGGCGATATGCTGCGTCCTGCCCTGCAGATCGTCGGCACCGCGCCCGGCAACAAGACCGTCTCGTCGATGTTCCTGATGGTCATGCCGGACGGGCGGCTGTTTGGGTTCGGAGACTGCGCCATCGTCCCGGATCCTACCGCTGAACAGCTTGCCGACATCGCCGTTGCGACCGCCTCGACGTTCCAGAAGCTGACAAACATCGAGCCTGCTGTTGCCATGCTGAGCTTCAGCACCAAAGGCTCTGCCTCGCACGAAATGGTGGACAAGGTCGTACAGGCAACCAAGCTGGTACGGGCAAGGAGACCGGATCTTGCCATTGATGGGGAACTGCAGTTCGATGCGTCCCTTGTCCCATCGGTTGCGCGCCAGAAGGCTCCATGGAGCGTTGTTGCAGGGAAGGCAAACTGCTTCATCTTCCCTGAGCTCAATGCCGCGAACATCGGGTACAAGCTTGTCCAGCGGCTTGCTGGAGCTGAGGCTGTCGGTCCGGTTTCCCAGGGACTGGCGAGGTCGGCAAACGATCTCTCACGAGGCTGCAGCGCCGAAGACATCGTCAACGTTTGCGCCATCGCACTGCTGAATACGCAGGAAGATGCAAGGCAGGCCGCGGCTTCATGCGGGACCTGCGCCCCGCACCCAAGCTAA
- a CDS encoding adenosylcobinamide-GDP ribazoletransferase has protein sequence MPSRPACVPGRPAVLDEPRLAFSFLSRLPFGGKGTVKHIARYFTLVGYVAGLLYWAGRRFVPGDLGAVLAIVVGFYVFDLFHFDGLLDTFDGFLNQAGREKCLEIMSKGDTGPFAVFFSFFYCLAFYLAFRSSAPTSLLFMSVCGRFAMNVLLAVTPPAKPGGLGALMSPYEHSATVVSAVLAAPLAFLDPLRWAVSMGVAVLTGLLMSIAARHKIGGYTGDVLGAACLLGQLFVLIANLLLG, from the coding sequence ATGCCCTCACGACCAGCCTGCGTACCTGGGAGGCCTGCCGTGCTGGATGAGCCGCGACTTGCCTTCTCGTTTCTCAGCCGTCTGCCGTTCGGCGGCAAGGGAACCGTCAAGCACATCGCCCGCTACTTCACCCTGGTCGGCTATGTCGCCGGACTCTTGTACTGGGCGGGGCGCCGGTTCGTCCCGGGCGATCTGGGCGCCGTACTGGCAATCGTCGTGGGGTTCTACGTGTTCGACCTCTTCCACTTCGACGGGCTGCTCGACACGTTCGACGGCTTCCTCAATCAGGCGGGACGTGAGAAGTGCCTGGAAATCATGTCCAAGGGCGACACCGGTCCCTTCGCCGTTTTCTTCTCGTTCTTCTACTGCCTGGCGTTCTACCTGGCCTTTCGTTCATCGGCGCCGACGTCGCTTCTCTTCATGAGCGTGTGCGGGCGCTTCGCCATGAACGTCCTCCTTGCGGTGACACCGCCTGCCAAGCCGGGCGGCCTGGGGGCGCTCATGTCGCCGTACGAGCACTCGGCCACCGTCGTAAGTGCCGTGCTGGCTGCGCCGCTGGCTTTCCTCGACCCTCTGCGCTGGGCCGTGTCCATGGGCGTGGCCGTCCTGACAGGGTTGTTGATGAGTATCGCCGCGCGCCACAAGATCGGGGGCTATACCGGTGACGTCCTGGGAGCCGCCTGCCTGCTGGGCCAGCTGTTTGTCCTCATCGCAAACCTGCTGCTGGGCTAG
- a CDS encoding xylose isomerase has protein sequence MIGCTSWLVPGTWLENARLAQGLVDYEELLVASWDQDTRSTLERELPELLKLDLQYAVHLPFSDAAQAWDAYRFFESHGFPALNYVLHPMAHWSDYAWGERIALENLKDVVEPYERMVFDVGHHLLGKRFPDEWKPRVVEVHAMGVQGGKDHLALDPATATVILPWVNDQTLLTFEVFDLDALTTSLRTWEACRAG, from the coding sequence ATGATCGGGTGCACCTCCTGGCTGGTCCCTGGCACGTGGCTGGAAAACGCCCGCCTTGCACAGGGGCTGGTCGACTATGAGGAACTCCTGGTGGCGAGCTGGGACCAGGATACACGGTCTACGCTCGAACGCGAGCTTCCTGAGCTGCTCAAGCTTGACCTCCAGTACGCGGTGCACCTTCCGTTCTCGGACGCCGCACAGGCATGGGATGCGTACCGCTTCTTTGAGAGTCACGGATTCCCAGCTCTGAACTATGTCCTGCACCCGATGGCACACTGGAGTGACTACGCCTGGGGCGAGCGGATCGCTCTCGAGAACCTCAAGGACGTCGTCGAGCCCTACGAGCGCATGGTGTTCGACGTCGGGCACCACCTCCTTGGCAAGCGCTTCCCTGACGAGTGGAAGCCTCGCGTCGTCGAGGTCCATGCGATGGGGGTGCAGGGCGGAAAGGACCATCTTGCGCTTGACCCTGCGACGGCCACGGTCATCCTGCCATGGGTCAATGACCAGACCCTGCTGACCTTTGAGGTGTTCGACCTTGATGCCCTCACGACCAGCCTGCGTACCTGGGAGGCCTGCCGTGCTGGATGA
- a CDS encoding bifunctional adenosylcobinamide kinase/adenosylcobinamide-phosphate guanylyltransferase yields the protein MILITGGERSGKSTYAMRIALERGTRRAFVATAEPFDDEMRARIKRHREERGSLFETIEEPVEVPTVLRRCASYDVVLVDCMTTWLGNLMHYQRDLTAMKDELLASVSGNEVFVTNEVGMGIIPMDASTRLYVEELGRLNAALAQRADQVIFMVAGLPLVLK from the coding sequence ATGATCCTCATCACTGGCGGCGAGAGGTCTGGCAAGAGCACGTACGCGATGCGTATCGCGCTCGAGCGCGGCACGCGCCGGGCATTCGTCGCGACCGCCGAACCATTCGACGACGAGATGCGCGCCCGGATCAAGCGACACAGGGAAGAGCGCGGGTCGCTGTTCGAGACCATTGAAGAGCCTGTCGAAGTCCCCACCGTCCTTCGCCGCTGCGCATCCTATGACGTGGTGCTTGTCGACTGTATGACGACATGGCTCGGCAACCTGATGCACTACCAGCGAGACCTTACGGCGATGAAGGATGAGCTGCTGGCCTCCGTATCGGGCAACGAGGTCTTCGTGACCAACGAGGTCGGCATGGGTATCATCCCGATGGACGCATCGACCCGGCTGTACGTGGAAGAGCTCGGGCGACTCAACGCCGCTCTGGCACAACGCGCGGACCAGGTCATCTTCATGGTCGCAGGTCTGCCTCTCGTCCTGAAATGA
- a CDS encoding cysteine desulfurase NifS: MQRVVYLDNAATTPVDPAVLEEMKPFFTERFANPMTYTHSSSGDVAHVAVEEARVRVASLIGSKPEQVVFTSGGTESDNWVLKGTVERASRERLHKPGHLVTAEFEHHAILHSALALQRQGYEVTFVKVGRSGIVDPDDVRRAMRPTTVLVSIMHANNEIGTVQPIADIARVAHDCGALMHTDAVQTIAHIPVDVNALGVDFLSVSAHKFNGPKGAGVLFVRDQAALYPFIDGGGQEWGLRGSTHNVPGIVGIGKAAQLGKERLSGELKRLTALRNMLFDKLSARIDRIVVNGDMKQRVPQNLNIRIEGIDNEPLLLAMNEAGIIAAGGSACNAQETLASHVLTSIGCDLKEAKSSIRLSFGYATTEKDVDYAADVIPGLVRFLRSMA; the protein is encoded by the coding sequence ATGCAAAGAGTAGTCTACTTGGACAACGCAGCCACCACGCCGGTCGATCCGGCTGTTCTTGAGGAGATGAAGCCGTTCTTCACTGAGCGCTTTGCGAACCCGATGACGTACACGCACTCGTCGTCCGGCGACGTTGCCCATGTGGCGGTCGAGGAAGCGCGCGTGCGTGTCGCGTCTCTTATCGGCTCGAAGCCCGAGCAGGTCGTGTTCACGAGTGGCGGAACGGAGTCAGACAACTGGGTGCTCAAGGGAACAGTGGAGAGGGCTTCACGCGAGCGGTTGCACAAGCCCGGGCACCTGGTGACGGCGGAGTTCGAGCACCACGCCATCCTGCACAGCGCCCTGGCACTGCAGCGCCAGGGGTATGAGGTCACCTTCGTCAAGGTCGGACGCAGCGGTATCGTGGACCCCGACGACGTGCGCCGCGCCATGCGCCCAACGACCGTGCTGGTGTCGATCATGCACGCAAACAATGAGATTGGAACGGTCCAGCCCATCGCCGACATCGCGCGCGTGGCTCATGATTGCGGAGCTCTCATGCACACCGACGCCGTCCAGACGATTGCGCATATCCCCGTCGATGTGAACGCCCTGGGGGTCGATTTCCTGAGTGTCTCTGCACACAAGTTCAACGGACCCAAGGGTGCAGGCGTCCTGTTCGTTCGTGACCAGGCTGCACTGTATCCGTTCATCGACGGAGGCGGACAGGAGTGGGGATTGCGCGGGTCAACCCACAACGTTCCCGGTATCGTCGGGATCGGCAAGGCGGCGCAGTTGGGCAAGGAACGACTGTCGGGAGAGCTCAAGCGTCTGACGGCGCTGCGGAACATGCTGTTTGACAAGCTTTCGGCGCGCATCGACAGAATCGTCGTGAACGGTGACATGAAGCAGCGTGTGCCACAGAACCTCAATATCCGTATCGAGGGGATCGACAACGAGCCACTGCTCCTTGCCATGAACGAGGCCGGCATCATCGCAGCGGGCGGTTCGGCGTGCAACGCCCAGGAAACGCTGGCATCGCATGTGCTGACGTCTATTGGTTGTGACCTGAAGGAAGCGAAGTCGTCGATACGCCTCTCGTTTGGGTATGCAACGACGGAGAAGGACGTCGACTATGCCGCAGACGTCATTCCCGGTCTCGTCAGGTTCCTGCGCTCGATGGCGTGA
- a CDS encoding iron-sulfur cluster assembly scaffold protein, with translation MDKYSRATIREFMSPGNIGHIDNPSGTGHITDNADAVELTFFISIDAGRITDAKYRIAGCTALIATLSVLSKELPGKTIDEALTFDMSYLSGLLDGLPESKWRCAGYAVQALHLAIEDYQSKGGATAG, from the coding sequence GTGGACAAGTACAGTCGTGCGACGATCCGGGAGTTCATGAGCCCGGGCAACATCGGACACATCGACAACCCCTCGGGTACAGGGCACATCACCGACAACGCGGACGCCGTCGAACTGACGTTCTTCATCAGTATTGACGCGGGCCGCATCACGGATGCCAAATACCGGATAGCAGGGTGTACGGCCCTTATCGCCACGCTTTCTGTTCTCAGCAAGGAACTGCCGGGCAAGACCATTGACGAGGCTCTAACATTCGACATGTCGTATCTGTCGGGCCTGCTGGACGGCTTGCCCGAATCCAAGTGGCGTTGTGCCGGGTATGCCGTTCAGGCACTGCACCTGGCGATCGAAGACTACCAGAGCAAGGGTGGGGCAACAGCTGGCTGA
- a CDS encoding N-acetyltransferase: MKVVVEEVVTRRGLREFVEFPYRLYRGHHAWVPVLRSEMMAIVTGRAGFVLKDNPHAFFVTRDEKGRVAGRIAVLVDTKLSAAKGVHYGAFTLFDVVDDWDQAKALLDAGTGWLRSRGTHVVKGPVSPTNGDDYHGMLAMNFDDPPMMYTNYNHAYYNMFMERYGFTVDIRLGAWRFDVRTVSEYREKLVQKVMARYHYHVDNADMGNLEGTARDIKCILDEAIPVEWADLTPPSIEDVRIMVRDMKKFVRPEMVAIARMDEGRPIGLVASCADYNQVFRRMNGRLFPLGWLTFLLYRNRIDAGRALVMFVVPDYRSRGVPAAMFSKLFTWGRAHGYRVAEGSLLGEENVRSWREIEGAGGIRYKTWYLYQMALDAKDS; the protein is encoded by the coding sequence ATGAAGGTTGTCGTGGAAGAAGTCGTCACCAGGCGAGGGCTCCGGGAATTCGTCGAGTTCCCATACCGTCTGTACCGTGGGCACCATGCCTGGGTACCGGTCCTCCGTTCAGAGATGATGGCGATTGTCACCGGGCGCGCCGGCTTTGTCCTGAAGGATAACCCGCACGCGTTCTTTGTCACACGCGACGAGAAGGGTCGGGTTGCCGGCCGCATAGCGGTCCTGGTCGACACGAAGCTCAGCGCGGCCAAGGGTGTGCACTACGGCGCCTTCACGCTGTTTGACGTGGTCGACGATTGGGACCAGGCCAAAGCCTTACTCGATGCCGGCACGGGCTGGCTGCGGAGTCGAGGAACGCACGTCGTGAAGGGGCCGGTCTCGCCGACCAACGGTGATGACTATCACGGCATGCTGGCCATGAACTTCGACGACCCCCCGATGATGTATACCAACTATAATCACGCCTACTACAACATGTTCATGGAGCGCTACGGCTTCACTGTGGACATCCGGCTGGGGGCCTGGCGCTTTGACGTGCGCACGGTGAGCGAATACCGCGAAAAGCTCGTGCAGAAGGTCATGGCGCGCTACCACTACCACGTCGACAACGCGGACATGGGCAACCTGGAGGGAACCGCCCGCGACATCAAGTGCATCCTGGACGAGGCGATACCTGTGGAGTGGGCTGATCTGACACCTCCTTCCATCGAGGACGTGCGCATTATGGTGCGCGACATGAAGAAGTTCGTGCGACCCGAAATGGTTGCAATCGCCAGGATGGATGAGGGACGCCCGATCGGGCTGGTCGCCTCGTGCGCAGACTACAATCAGGTGTTCCGACGCATGAACGGACGGCTGTTTCCTCTTGGGTGGCTGACGTTCCTCCTGTATCGCAATCGGATCGACGCCGGGCGTGCGCTGGTGATGTTCGTCGTTCCCGACTATCGGTCGAGGGGCGTGCCTGCGGCAATGTTCTCCAAGCTGTTCACCTGGGGGCGTGCGCACGGCTACCGCGTGGCCGAGGGGTCGCTGCTCGGCGAGGAAAATGTGCGTAGCTGGCGCGAGATTGAAGGAGCAGGCGGCATCCGCTACAAGACCTGGTATCTCTACCAGATGGCTCTGGACGCCAAGGATTCATGA